DNA from Rhinatrema bivittatum chromosome 1, aRhiBiv1.1, whole genome shotgun sequence:
TTCCTGCAAGTTTTCATTCAGAATGTctttaagtttcttttttttctttttcttttttttagcacGCACCTTGGCAAGTTTCAGCTTTTTGTGGTTTAGCAGGGAATGCTCCAGGATGATGTCCCTTGCCATTCTGTGGCAGTTCAGATCAGGGTTGTCACTGTGGCTTCCGTTCACATGGACCTGGCATGTTTTAAGAGCATTCTCTTTCAATGGGCTGGGCTCAGTTTTCAGTAGGGGAGCCTCGCTGTACTTTTCCCCATTCTCCACAATTCTGACTTCTCCTGGGCTTAGAGCTTCTCCATAGCCAACAATCTCCCCAGGGCTGACTGGCTTCTTCATGTTTTCTTTACAGCAGCTAGTTTTCTTTGCGTCACAGGTCCTGTGAATTTTAATTTCACAGTTTGGTTTTGTTTCAGATTCTGCAGGCATGCTGCATCCATTAATGTCCTTGtctggaagacagctttcaagGGAATCAAAATGCATGTCCAGGCTCGTCTTGGGACCTGGCAGCAGTTCCTCCTCACCAGTAAATTTCACCTCTCCATTGCTCTTGTTAGAATACTCAATCTTCATCTTTTGCAGTTTTATTCGTGGCGGTCTTCGTATTTTAATAGGCGGGATTGGAAATTCAGGTGCCTGAAAAGGTCGCTGTTTGTATATCCTTATGTCAGCCCCACAGAACTGTGGGAAATGAATGTAAGCGTTCTCCTGGGAATCATACCCAAGGATCACCTCCCTGCACTCATGGATGGGCTGCCCAAGCACAGAGTCTTGAACTTCACTCTGTGTCTCATACACAAAGTCACAGAGTCCCTTCagcagccaaaccttttggtaGAAGGGTAGTTTGTGAAATGATttttcctccagaggacttgtttCACCCAGTGCTCTAAAAAATTCAGGGCAAAGGCCTAATTTCTCAGCACAGCTGTCAGGTCTCTCTGCTTGCCCCACAACAGTATACCACTGCTGTACTTTTTGCCGGAGCGCTGCCTCCCATGCCCTGTATGGCAGTGTGGGTTTCCGATGCAAGCTGGATCTGCGATGGGGAGGGCTGAGCAGGGATGTCATGATCTTTGATAGGAAGGCACTACACTGCGGCATTAATAGACAACGCTCCAGCTCATAGAAAACAATTTCAGGCAAGTTTAGAATCTGTTGTGCTAAGCAAAGGAAATGGCCAATGGCTGGAATTTCCCACATGGTCTCCATGCGAGTGGGCACTGCCTGAGCAAGAAGATTTATTTCCCATTCTTCTATCTCCTTCTGGCTGGCTTCTTCTGCCTCTTTCCTTTCTTGCTCTCTAAGTCTATTGGAACAAACAGAGGAGTAAATATGAGAAATCATTATATTTATTCAAACATCACGCCACACTTTCACAAAATTAAATAGCTAAAGATAAAGCAGAAGACAGATGGGGTATGCTACCTCATTTTACAATTCAGTCAGACTACCAGGTTTAGCTATTTCACACTAGAACTAGTCAGTGTTTTggacagagaaaaaaaccccacaaaattgttacACTATCAGCCCAGACACCAACAATTaacttttaaacatttattttttactttactttgtcatattttcctttttttttcctttttattaaaatatattaatcgCCTTTCACAAAAGGTCAAGGCGAtttacaataagaacatacataaaatgattATAGAACATACAACATTAAAAAGCATACCATGAATTTCATGTAAACAATTGAGAACATTGGTCAATGT
Protein-coding regions in this window:
- the KIAA2026 gene encoding uncharacterized protein KIAA2026 homolog isoform X3 → MDAAGAGEGSDGLPAPSQARTEDRGPRGGGGRRQRRQQQEEEEEAAAAAAAATTRKERGWEQELSPELRQGYRILCEFLLEKHRGLTAPFLQEKVEEEEAVATIGLLGMEEKFVGGRYQGICDFVADFRLMLERCYRRHGVDHWLSKQAQKVETMLEQKLALLSRPLREKTTIAVTSKGRYGLEDEKGTVCTSTRRRATSRNLVGLTTGVFESIMIQVLRQEEQLRAKEEKRLREQERKEAEEASQKEIEEWEINLLAQAVPTRMETMWEIPAIGHFLCLAQQILNLPEIVFYELERCLLMPQCSAFLSKIMTSLLSPPHRRSSLHRKPTLPYRAWEAALRQKVQQWYTVVGQAERPDSCAEKLGLCPEFFRALGETSPLEEKSFHKLPFYQKVWLLKGLCDFVYETQSEVQDSVLGQPIHECREVILGYDSQENAYIHFPQFCGADIRIYKQRPFQAPEFPIPPIKIRRPPRIKLQKMKIEYSNKSNGEVKFTGEEELLPGPKTSLDMHFDSLESCLPDKDINGCSMPAESETKPNCEIKIHRTCDAKKTSCCKENMKKPVSPGEIVGYGEALSPGEVRIVENGEKYSEAPLLKTEPSPLKENALKTCQVHVNGSHSDNPDLNCHRMARDIILEHSLLNHKKLKLAKVRAKKKKKKKKKLKDILNENLQEKRDGLHAHPFKSYKPEIQSTLFLIKKKTKHKKHKSGKKSVSKKTITKKRKAVSRLPTVLQFQLVCTNLDELRELITKTERELKDLENNKKKSGKWYFRRQAVKELHSTLIRLLNELLPWEIKLMKAFQRNRLMITFNTETS
- the KIAA2026 gene encoding uncharacterized protein KIAA2026 homolog isoform X4 translates to MDAAGAGEGSDGLPAPSQARTEDRGPRGGGGRRQRRQQQEEEEEAAAAAAAATTRKERGWEQELSPELRQGYRILCEFLLEKHRGLTAPFLQEKVEEEEAVATIGLLGMEEKFVGGRYQGICDFVADFRLMLERCYRRHGVDHWLSKQAQKVETMLEQKLALLSRPLREKTTIAVTSKGRYGLEDEKGTVCTSTRRRATSRNLVGLTTGVFESIMIQVLRQEEQLRAKEEKRLREQERKEAEEASQKEIEEWEINLLAQAVPTRMETMWEIPAIGHFLCLAQQILNLPEIVFYELERCLLMPQCSAFLSKIMTSLLSPPHRRSSLHRKPTLPYRAWEAALRQKVQQWYTVVGQAERPDSCAEKLGLCPEFFRALGETSPLEEKSFHKLPFYQKVWLLKGLCDFVYETQSEVQDSVLGQPIHECREVILGYDSQENAYIHFPQFCGADIRIYKQRPFQAPEFPIPPIKIRRPPRIKLQKMKIEYSNKSNGEVKFTGEEELLPGPKTSLDMHFDSLESCLPDKDINGCSMPAESETKPNCEIKIHRTCDAKKTSCCKENMKKPVSPGEIVGYGEALSPGEVRIVENGEKYSEAPLLKTEPSPLKENALKTCQVHVNGSHSDNPDLNCHRMARDIILEHSLLNHKKLKLAKVRAKKKKKKKKKLKDILNENLQEKRDGLHAHPFKSYKPEIQSTLFLIKKKTKHKKHKSGKKSVSKKTITKKRKAVSRLPTVLQFQLVCTNLDELRELITKTERELKDLENNKKKS